From Achromobacter spanius, a single genomic window includes:
- a CDS encoding DUF3829 domain-containing protein — protein MPRPSRLSAALLVALALAACGDDSAKPEAKAPEASTAQAEIIKYNQYVDTANSISTTFAQALERYEAYAVPAIKSSKPLKDFVISNDTTILRTKEKLDRALAMPTPIAEIDAPAKAFSDALGKLAPLSNELQNYSAAKTFLSDNGALAREKSPAYVAALTEVVKAEDGFYRGISVKDTANTKEAFEKAKKDTVAYYRAGMVYYGKATMDKASGVFDGKGLGADQEAFKQQLDKMNEMALGFDKKTREADPKGCSGMMMNVNSFLASGRKILEHTDNGRYKEDAARTGAFKMMRPTIENDANSLRQDFNNVISDLNVGRC, from the coding sequence ATGCCGCGCCCTTCGCGCCTGTCCGCCGCTCTGCTCGTCGCGCTGGCGCTCGCCGCGTGCGGCGACGATAGCGCCAAGCCGGAAGCGAAAGCACCCGAAGCCAGCACCGCTCAGGCAGAAATCATCAAGTACAACCAATACGTGGATACGGCCAACAGCATCTCCACGACGTTCGCGCAGGCGCTCGAGCGCTACGAGGCCTATGCTGTCCCCGCGATCAAGAGCAGCAAGCCGCTCAAGGATTTCGTCATCAGCAATGACACGACCATCCTGCGCACCAAAGAGAAACTCGACCGTGCGCTGGCGATGCCCACGCCCATCGCCGAGATCGACGCACCGGCCAAGGCGTTCTCGGACGCGCTGGGCAAACTCGCGCCGCTGAGCAACGAACTGCAGAACTATTCGGCCGCCAAGACCTTCCTGTCGGACAACGGCGCATTGGCACGCGAGAAAAGCCCCGCCTACGTGGCAGCGCTGACGGAAGTCGTCAAGGCGGAAGACGGCTTCTACCGCGGCATCTCCGTCAAGGACACAGCCAACACCAAGGAAGCGTTCGAGAAGGCCAAGAAGGACACGGTCGCCTACTACCGTGCCGGCATGGTCTATTACGGCAAGGCCACGATGGACAAGGCGTCGGGCGTGTTCGACGGCAAGGGCCTGGGCGCCGACCAGGAAGCATTCAAGCAGCAGTTGGACAAGATGAATGAAATGGCGCTGGGCTTTGACAAGAAGACACGTGAAGCCGACCCCAAGGGCTGCAGCGGCATGATGATGAACGTCAACAGCTTCCTGGCCTCGGGCCGCAAGATCCTGGAGCACACCGACAATGGCCGCTACAAGGAAGACGCGGCGCGCACTGGTGCATTCAAGATGATGCGTCCCACGATCGAGAACGACGCCAACAGCCTGCGCCAGGATTTCAACAACGTGATTTCAGACTTGAACGTCGGCCGTTGCTGA
- a CDS encoding molybdopterin-dependent oxidoreductase has translation MARTRHPSLAHWGAFTAITEAGRLVGCEPFGPDPAPSPMLDSIPEMVHSPLRVRRPAVRRGWLEGRRDREGDDYIEISWDRALDLVSGELARVRAKHGAAGVFGGSYGWSSAGRVHHARSLIRRFLFLGGGCVDQIGNYSWGAAQFLLPYVIGTTSPVSGDVTDWDSVLEHTRVLIAFGGIPVKNSQVTSGGAGLHNLPGWLGEAQRRGIKLVVISPTRADIPAEMAAEWLPIRPNTDTALMLGMAHTLLTENLHDTAFLTSHCTGFERWAAYLRGDTDGQPKDAAWAAAITGIPAERIAALAREAAQQRSLLTAAWALQRAQHGEQPYWAVIGLAAMLGQIGMPGGGFAFGHASLNGIGQPRRQVPGPEIPVPRNPSGLAIPVARIADMLLAPGTEYEFNGGRHVYPDVKLIYWAGGNPFHHHQDQNRLRQAWSKPETVIVHESFWTPLARRADIVLPATTALEREDVGGSSRDPYVFAMHRAVEPQGEARNDFDIFAELARRAGFGEAFTVGRDVAGWCRHVYDGMRAGCQARGVELPDFDTFWAHGHAEVPPPETPYVLFERFRQDPAANPLYTKSGRIELYSEAVAGYGYDDCPGYPAWLAPTEWLGAPAAEQWPLHLLTNQPRTRLHSQLDPASLSRAGKVSGHEPIAIHPLDAAERGIGEGDVLRVFNDRGACLAGAVLDDGLSRGVVIMATGAWSDPDGNLDRHGNPNALTADIGTSRLTQGPSAQTALVQVEKHLGEPVQHRAWELPVLLSGAA, from the coding sequence ATGGCACGTACGCGTCACCCCTCGCTCGCGCATTGGGGCGCCTTCACGGCAATCACCGAAGCCGGCCGCCTGGTCGGCTGCGAGCCCTTTGGGCCGGATCCGGCGCCCTCGCCCATGCTGGATTCCATTCCCGAGATGGTGCATTCGCCGCTGCGCGTGCGCCGTCCGGCGGTGCGGCGCGGCTGGCTTGAAGGCCGCCGTGATCGCGAGGGCGACGACTACATCGAAATCTCCTGGGACCGCGCGCTCGACCTCGTGTCGGGCGAGCTGGCGCGCGTGCGCGCCAAGCATGGTGCGGCCGGGGTGTTTGGCGGCTCGTATGGCTGGTCCTCGGCCGGGCGGGTCCACCATGCGCGCAGCCTGATCCGGCGGTTCCTGTTTCTGGGCGGCGGCTGCGTTGACCAGATCGGCAACTACAGCTGGGGCGCGGCGCAGTTTCTGCTGCCGTATGTCATCGGCACCACCTCGCCCGTCAGCGGCGACGTGACCGATTGGGACAGCGTGCTCGAACACACCCGGGTGCTGATCGCCTTTGGCGGCATTCCGGTCAAGAACAGCCAGGTGACTTCAGGCGGCGCAGGCCTGCACAACCTGCCGGGCTGGTTGGGCGAGGCCCAGCGCCGCGGCATCAAACTGGTGGTGATCAGCCCGACCCGGGCCGACATTCCCGCCGAGATGGCCGCCGAGTGGCTGCCGATACGGCCCAACACCGACACGGCGTTGATGCTGGGCATGGCGCACACCCTGCTGACCGAGAACCTTCACGACACGGCATTTCTGACCAGCCATTGCACCGGGTTCGAGCGCTGGGCCGCGTACTTGCGCGGCGATACCGATGGCCAGCCCAAGGATGCCGCTTGGGCCGCGGCCATTACCGGCATTCCGGCAGAACGCATTGCGGCGCTGGCGCGCGAGGCCGCGCAGCAGCGCAGCCTGTTGACGGCCGCCTGGGCCTTGCAGCGCGCGCAGCATGGCGAGCAGCCGTATTGGGCGGTGATCGGGCTGGCGGCCATGCTGGGCCAGATCGGCATGCCTGGCGGCGGCTTTGCCTTTGGGCATGCCTCGTTGAACGGTATCGGTCAGCCGCGCCGTCAGGTCCCGGGGCCGGAGATTCCGGTGCCCAGGAATCCCTCGGGCCTGGCGATTCCCGTCGCGCGCATCGCCGACATGCTGCTGGCGCCGGGCACGGAGTACGAGTTCAACGGCGGGCGGCATGTCTACCCGGACGTGAAGCTGATCTACTGGGCCGGCGGCAATCCGTTTCATCACCATCAAGATCAGAATCGCCTGCGGCAGGCCTGGAGCAAGCCCGAAACGGTGATCGTGCACGAGTCCTTCTGGACACCGCTGGCCCGGCGCGCGGACATCGTGCTGCCCGCCACGACAGCGCTGGAGCGCGAAGACGTGGGCGGGTCGTCGCGTGATCCTTACGTGTTCGCCATGCATCGCGCCGTGGAGCCGCAGGGCGAGGCGCGCAACGATTTCGATATCTTCGCGGAACTCGCGCGGCGCGCCGGGTTTGGCGAGGCCTTCACCGTGGGGCGCGATGTGGCCGGCTGGTGCCGGCATGTTTATGACGGCATGCGCGCGGGATGTCAGGCGCGGGGCGTGGAACTGCCTGACTTTGACACCTTCTGGGCACACGGTCATGCCGAGGTGCCCCCGCCCGAAACGCCGTATGTGCTGTTCGAGCGCTTTCGGCAGGATCCGGCGGCCAACCCGCTGTACACGAAGTCTGGACGGATCGAGCTGTATTCCGAAGCGGTGGCCGGTTACGGCTATGACGATTGCCCCGGCTATCCAGCCTGGCTGGCGCCGACGGAATGGCTGGGCGCGCCTGCGGCAGAACAATGGCCGCTGCATCTGCTGACCAATCAGCCGCGCACGCGGCTGCACAGCCAGTTGGATCCCGCCAGCCTGTCGCGCGCCGGCAAAGTGTCCGGCCATGAGCCCATTGCGATCCATCCGCTGGATGCCGCCGAGCGCGGCATCGGCGAAGGCGATGTGCTGCGGGTGTTCAACGACCGTGGCGCATGTCTGGCGGGCGCGGTGCTGGACGACGGGCTGTCGCGCGGGGTGGTGATCATGGCGACGGGCGCCTGGTCGGATCCCGACGGCAACCTGGACAGGCATGGCAATCCGAATGCACTGACCGCGGACATCGGGACCTCACGGCTGACGCAGGGACCCAGCGCACAGACCGCCTTGGTGCAGGTGGAAAAACATCTGGGCGAGCCGGTGCAGCATCGGGCGTGGGAACTGCCCGTGTTGCTGTCCGGGGCGGCTTAG
- a CDS encoding ABC transporter substrate-binding protein — protein MRLNQFLGLLLSASVLSAAHAADITLALGTEPSTLDPQTAQDGSERAVSRNIFETLLTRTPAGELVPQLATGLPRQIDATTWEVTLRPDLKFSDGKPLDAAAVAASINRIVDPKTASRQRPFFLGIKQAEAVDAVTVKVHTNGADPALPARLSWLTIVSPAAAADGSLSQKPVGSGPYVLTEWSKGNRIVLTKNPNYWNPKAVGNVDRATYRFVAEPGTRLSGLRAGDFDFITNLLPEDTKRVAKAVTLKGTDLPFVSLNALKGLTADVRVRQALNYAVDKEALANDLYGGYASVSHGQLLAPGWFGYDASIKPYPYDPKRATELLKAAGAHGKSIDLYAPSGRWLKDKELAETIAAYWEAAGLKVNFRVLAWAEYLDALNKNRVPTEAQISSSHSNQLLDADRTLSAYYAQGGVAAANDNAELKKLIEDARQEADPAKRQALYSKALQIGRDQAYLVFLLDGGEIFGLSKRVDFSPRVDGLIPLKDFRVTD, from the coding sequence ATGCGCCTTAACCAGTTTTTGGGTTTGCTGCTGTCTGCGTCGGTGCTGAGCGCCGCGCACGCGGCTGATATCACGTTGGCGCTGGGCACCGAGCCCTCGACGCTGGATCCGCAGACGGCGCAGGATGGCTCAGAGCGCGCCGTCTCGCGCAATATTTTCGAAACCCTGCTGACCCGCACGCCGGCGGGCGAGCTGGTGCCGCAATTGGCAACGGGCTTGCCGCGTCAGATCGACGCGACCACCTGGGAAGTGACGCTGCGTCCGGACCTCAAGTTCAGCGACGGCAAGCCCCTGGATGCCGCTGCCGTGGCCGCCAGCATCAATCGCATCGTCGACCCCAAGACCGCCTCGCGTCAGCGTCCGTTCTTTCTCGGCATCAAGCAGGCCGAGGCCGTGGACGCGGTGACCGTCAAGGTGCATACCAACGGCGCCGATCCGGCGCTGCCGGCGCGTCTGTCGTGGCTGACCATCGTGTCGCCGGCCGCGGCCGCCGATGGCAGCCTGAGCCAGAAGCCGGTGGGCAGCGGCCCCTATGTGCTGACGGAATGGTCCAAGGGCAATCGCATCGTTCTCACCAAGAACCCGAATTACTGGAACCCCAAGGCAGTCGGCAATGTCGACCGCGCCACCTATCGCTTCGTCGCCGAACCCGGCACGCGCCTGTCGGGCCTGCGCGCCGGCGATTTCGACTTCATCACCAATCTGCTGCCGGAAGACACCAAGCGCGTGGCCAAGGCCGTGACGCTCAAGGGCACCGACCTGCCCTTCGTGTCGCTCAACGCCTTGAAAGGCCTGACGGCCGACGTACGCGTGCGCCAGGCCTTGAACTACGCGGTGGACAAGGAAGCGCTGGCCAACGACCTCTATGGCGGCTACGCCTCGGTGTCGCACGGCCAACTGCTGGCGCCGGGCTGGTTCGGCTATGACGCCTCCATCAAGCCCTATCCCTACGATCCCAAGCGCGCGACCGAGCTGCTGAAGGCCGCTGGCGCCCATGGCAAAAGCATCGACCTCTACGCCCCCTCGGGCCGCTGGCTGAAAGACAAGGAACTGGCGGAAACCATTGCCGCCTACTGGGAGGCCGCCGGCCTGAAGGTCAACTTCCGTGTGCTGGCCTGGGCCGAATACCTGGACGCGCTGAACAAGAACCGCGTGCCGACCGAAGCGCAGATCAGCAGTAGCCATTCGAATCAGCTGCTGGACGCGGATCGCACGCTGAGCGCCTATTACGCGCAAGGCGGCGTCGCAGCCGCCAACGACAACGCCGAACTGAAAAAGCTGATCGAAGACGCGCGCCAGGAAGCCGATCCCGCCAAGCGTCAGGCCTTGTACTCCAAGGCGCTGCAGATCGGCCGAGATCAGGCCTATCTGGTCTTTTTGCTGGATGGCGGCGAGATTTTCGGTTTGTCCAAGCGGGTGGATTTCTCGCCGCGCGTCGATGGCCTGATTCCGCTCAAGGACTTCCGTGTCACCGACTAA